Part of the Impatiens glandulifera chromosome 8, dImpGla2.1, whole genome shotgun sequence genome is shown below.
CTTCAATGTGTTATTTCAGATATATTCCTTTTCTAAAGTGTGAATGCTCCAATACAATTTAATtggcatatatatatagagagagagggagGATCCCCAATATTGTCTCAAATCAAGCcaactaattaattaaccaaCAAATCCAAAATGAAGCTATTCCACGCCtattcatccccaaaatcagcATGTTGGTCCATTGTATCTTCCTTCGCTCGTTTCTTGTTCGTCGAAGTTAATCCCTTTCTCATTCAGCTTCACTACTTTGTCATCCTCTCCCTACTAGGTTTCTTGGCTCTCGAGGTTTCCAAGACTAGAACGCAGCCCTTATTTAAACCTCAAAGCTTGGACTTGTTCTTCACTTCAGTGTCTGCGATCACAGTTTCCAGCATGTCCACGGTTGAGATGGAGGTTTTCTCCAATACCCAACTCATAATCATGACGATTTTGATGCTTCTTGGTGGAGAGGTCTTCCTCTCCATGATTGGGCTTCAACTCAAAAGGTCTAGGTTTGTGAACAACGAGAAGGGATTGAATGCACATGATAATTCATCAAATAATTCGAATCAAGGAATTGAATTAGGTGTAACCCAAAACCCCGAACATGAAACTCAAATAGCATCAAACTCGGGTTTAGTGTCGATATTGAGGTACAACAAATCAACCCAGTTTCTATCATATGTCATCCTATGTTATCTCTTAGTGGCTCATGTTATTGGGGCTATTTTAGTATACATGTACTTGAGCTTCATCAAAAATACTAAAGAGTTGTTAAGCCAAAGGGGCCTTCAAGCCGAGACCTTTTCCATCTTTACCGTAGTCTCTACTTTTGCAAACTGTGGATTCATCCCTACAAATGAGAACATGGTGGTTTTCGCTGAGAATTCAGGTTTGCTTCTAATTCTGATTCCGTTAGCCCTCATGGGGAATACCATGTATCCGGTGTTTCTACGAATCCTTATATGGTTTTTATGGAAGATCACGAGGAAGCAAGAGTTTGGTTTCTTGTTAAACAAGGAAGATGTCGAAAATTTGGGTTATGATCATCTATTTCCAAGAAAACGGTCTTTTTTCCTTGGAGCCACGGTTTTGGGATTCATATTGATCCAATTTGTGCTCTTCTGCTCTATGGAATGGAATGCTGAAGCAATGAAAGGTCTCAGTTCATTTCAAAAGCTAGTCGGTTCTCTTTTTGAAGCTGTGAGTGCTAGGCATACCGGGGAATCCATTGTCGATCTGTCTATTGTATCTCCTGCCATCTTGGTGTTGTTCACTATGATGATGTAAGTCTCTCTTTTCCATGGTATTTTATTTTGCTAAAGAGAAAACATTAGTGTGGAAATGTTCAAGTCATAACACACCTATCATGATAAGTCATTAGTGTGATAAGACAACCATTGCACTTAATCAACTAAGGTATTATTTAACTaaaacactaaaaaaaattgtaaaagtaAACCAAAGAGATAATGTTAAGGTGGAAGatgttttaatttgttatcaCTTTAACGTATACATTTATTAAGTTGTGAgttaaattgtttgaaaatacCATATTGAATCTGAAAGTTACGAcaatcaattgttaagttagatCCTTCAGCCTCATGGCATAATTGAGTTGCCCAAATGGCCTGGAAACCTTaaggaaaatatttattttattaaataataaaaattttacttattttattttctcaattaaacaataataacttatataatttataacttttaatatcTCTGTATAATTTATGCCCTTATAActtattgtttaaaatattaaagattttttaaattttgtgttaCTCTACTTGTTTTATTgatagaattaaaataataataaggataAACATTAAGGGGAGAAGATGCTTAATATCTTGACACACAAGCTAGGCGGTGATACAGAATTAGGGTAACCCAATTTTTtgctcaaatttaaaataaatatttttgaaaacactGTAAGTTGAATGAAGTAGAGTTGAATTTAAAAGGATacttgttatttaaattatattttaaaatattatttaatataaatgaatatcctaataagatattaaaaaaaaataaaaatcgcCCAAAACCCAAGTATAAAGAATCTATAGATATTTCCAAAATTggtcaatatataataatttttgattacctaattacttatatattaattatgatttattgaTCTATTCATATCTCTATAGCATAGTCCATTATAGATTACTCTCAgaaaattaaatagattaataatatgaatgaaaaataGTGCATAGAATAGTAAAAGGAAAAAAGTTGACTTAACACAAACTTTTGCTCAAAACAATCCGGAATATTTTTATGTTGGATCTGACCGGGCTAATTATAAAGCACCTCAAATTAGcttataacttattatatatattaatattttgatatatattttcaattttaaattaatataattattttaattttgtgtgttatatatagatatttattttttgcattGGCATCTTATTCTCAGGCGCACTACACACAAACTttgatattattaaagttatgatAGTTCAAGGAccatctattattaattatgatatatacTCTTTTTTCCATATTCTATCATGAATTATGAGTCTGTCTGCCTATTCATGTTTAGAATTATGCTTTAATGCATAATCAGAATTTCTCATTAGGTAAGCTGTAAATATGCCTGATTCCAACTTGAATTAACATAAAGTATGCATATAAACATACTTGAAAAGGTTGACACCAACATAGAGTAAGAGAATAGTAAGAGTGCTTGTTTTTGTTCtatttaaatcaaatcatgGATGCAACAACACACTAAAGATCACTCTGCATGCACTAGAGATTAGTATTATGGGTCAATCTAGCGTTAAGCTCTAAGGCTCATGAAAATGTCCTAACTCGattccataatttttttttttgttttcgtAAAAGGGAATGCCACTAAATATCAAAAGTATGAACATTTCAAGTACCTAgtcatatataacatataataattaaaacaaaataaataaattattcttggGAAGGAAGTGGGGTAGGTCTCCTATAGACGGGATGTGTTGTGAGGCTTGCCTCAGGGTCAATGGGATGAAGACAAAGAGACTTAAGGATGAAAATAGAAGCTCCAAATTTAGAAGAGGTTATGATAGGGGTATTAATGAAGTAAAAGGTGAAGGGCTTGATCTCATGATCACACAAACTTGTTGTGTTAATCAACATCTTCGTGAGGCATACCAAGAATTACCAACACATGACTAAATGTTTTGCCTTATGATCCAAAACTCTAGAAGAATGATGTGAACCGGCTAGGAATCACATAGACAAAAATTTAGGGAACCAATTCAACTACCCTAGAACATGAAGACTTCAAAATTACTAAGGTAACTAGAAGTAAATCACAATGAACCAATATATCATTgaatttcctaaaaaaaatgaagtgtGGGAGTTCAAACCAATAGTCGAGAGATGATTGATATCATGGTATGATTTGGAAATGCATTTGAGGAATATATTCCATCGGTGTCATCATTGATTGATTCTATGCCCAAAACACTAACTCCCCTTGCTCAGATCATCATCATGAGTCAGATTCGGGTGACAATCTAACTTGAAACAAACCAAATGATATTTTTAGGGCCAATCCATGTTGATTTGGATATTTAAGAGCTCTCTTTTCACAATTCTGACTATGATGACGACAGATTGTCATGTCTCTTTAATGAGTTATATTATTGTCTTTCAAACTTTGGGTGCATTATTTTCTTAAGTAGTTTTTTCCTTTTACACTCATTGTGCTCTTTAACATGAGTTGTATTGTATATTATTGTTGTCCTAAAGAAGATTAATGTGAATTAGTATTTTGAGTGGTTTTATGTTTTCACTTATTACGCTTATTTTAGcgatcttttcatttttttctcatgTTTTACCTCTTTTTCTCACTTTTCTTCATTGTCTTTcctttgtaattattattttcttgacAGCCTTTATACATtgattatttatacaataataataagttagtTTTCAATAGAGAGGGAATTACACtccttataataataaaaaagatagtTGTGTCGATTTCTAATGATGTTGTGGGTGGGTGATACTAAGGGAACAATTGAAAGGACTCTAAGCGAGTATTCTCAAAGTGAGGTCAAGAAAGAGTTGAATAATCAACGAATGTTTAAGAAAAACACCATTAACAAGTAAAGTTTTCTTTGTGAAGTTAACTATGACTGAAAGTTTCTTTTTAAGGGTTGTGACTTGAAAATCATGCTAGGATTTTGAGGCCTTATCCCTGCCAACGCTGGGCTTCTTCCAAATTTATCATGCTCATGGAGATCTAACCAAAGAGAGGATGTGGCATATTTGTTAGGTTAAGGTTGAGTTCGAGATGGGATATTGGGATATGTTTGTTTGTTGAATTTGTTGGACAACGTCCCTCGTTTGTTGCAAGTGAATGGTGTTTATCAATTACTCAACTACTTCATATCTGAAATGGTTCAGATTCAGATGGAGTTGATGTGCTTCTAGTTACCTAGATTGAATTGGGACATTCAAGTCTAAGGTTAGAGAGATTCTTCAATGCCTGATTTTGATCCTTGAAGCTCCATTAGTCGTTGTTTTCCACCTGAACACATTTAAGACTTGtcttttgagttattttgacaTTGATGATATATGGATATTTGTTACTTTTTGATTAACTCGTGACAAATAATGTCATGacttatttttgaaatatttttcatagatttattatttcattacaaTTATTGCATCTTTCTGAAATTTTGTGATTTAATGGAATATGTTACAtcctttaaacaaaaattttaaaaaattaggaaggaagaaaaaaaagacaaaatttaCAAGTAATGTTACAACAAAAATAATCTTACTTAAAATGGATCACAATAACTATGAAATTCATGTTTTGAAATAGTAAGGAATTCATGTTACTTTTTTGTTTCGGGAAACAACATAGTGCTATCTctccttaaaaaaatctaaaagacgaaaaaaaaagtttaagatcagatctaaacaatttttatatttgacaaTAAACAAGATTAGCACATATAgcgtttttattttaattatgctTGTAACtttctcaaataaaatatccCATTTCTGGTAGAATTTTCTATTCTCATATTTGGTTATGGATTGAAAACGAGAATTGAACTCTATGTGATAAAATCTCCTAGTGTAGTTCATTGGTAGAGTGGTTCTTTATTAAAAGATTGGTCATAGGTTTGAATCTTACTTGCCGGAGATTTAAAGTCATGAATGAAAATTTGCATTAATATGAAATCTTTAACTAATGAATAATCttggattttcaaactcatatgtgCAACCATGGCTGCAGGTACCTACCGCCCTATACTTCATTCTTGCCAATTGAGGAGCAAGAGAAGTTAAACTTACACATGGtgcaaagaaaaagaagaagcaaGAAGCTCATTGATACCATATTATTCTCTAATCTGTCTTATCTGGTGATGTTCATCATTCTGATCTGCTTTTTTGAAAGAGAAAGCATGAAGAATGACCCTCTTAATTTCAATGCCCTGAACATCACTTTGGAAGTAATTAGGTGAGGCTGTTCTACATTTTTCAAACAAGGTTATGTACATTGTTAGATATTTGAGTTCTTGGTgaaattaaaaccaaattatAATCAAGAAGATTGATTAATTTGGTCTAAAAGATGTCATACGGTTAACAATTAAGTCATTTTTCCTCCATATATATTCACTagtatatatttacatttttttcctCGACAGTGCATACGGGAATGTTGGGTTCTCGGTGGGATATAGCTGCAAACGAAGAATACATCATGAAGGTTTGTGCATAGAAAAGTTGTATGGATTTGCAGGAAAATGGAGCAACAAAGGAAAGTTCATGCTTATTCttgtcatgttctttgggagGCTTAAGAGCTTTACTATGAGTGGTGGTAGAGCTTGGATACTTGcataaccaatatatatatatgcatgtgATCTATTAATTATTGTGTATGTTTGTTTGAAGTGATTTGGAATACAATAAtgcaattaaattatttgtataagcttggttttatttttttaatactcactttgtttttatatataaaacctaaaaattaagatataaaaatgaaaatgtttGACTATATCTATAAATCTAGGTCTAGAATAGGGATGACAACGATTACTCAATCCTCGAactaagttttttattttactactcGACCCTGATATCAATGGTATCtctatttttattctcattctgattcgtcgggtacccaATCATCATCGTATACCcattatttgattaaaagttTATGAAATTGTAAAggtttgaagaaaaaaaaaacctttaataaataattttaaaattagtaatatataaatattataaaaataaataaaaacattacttacctaaaactaaatatttatgttgtagattttgaataaaataacaattttattattactagTGGGAAGAAAAGTTTGaataaaagttgaaaaataaattaaagattgaatATGAAGAGTAACTAgagaaaataacattttattattaaaaaagttaaacatTAAAGTGATgtagaaaatattttgagaatattataaaaataaaattgatgtggagtgtgaataaaaataaaataaatgatatataagtATTTGAATTGTCAAgatctaattttaaaaagaaatattggtTAGGTTTGAAttcataactaaataaaaattctatatttattttatcttacaCAACTTTCCTATAacattttatgttaaaaaaacaaaatattttaactaaatatcttatatatttaataaatgggctGACTTAAGAGCGGATTACCCTAATTCTGTCGGGACTACCCCAATGTCGGCCCTAAGTTTGAGTTTCCTAGATTTCCCTCCTTAACCCTGTCGGACACTAATGTCAGACCCCGAataagcactaaaattttagttattaaatttataaattattttaaattaataaaattaaaataattaaaattatgataaaacatgattaaataattaattagattaactattaaactaattaaatctaatcaattaattaagcTAATTttcgaaataaataaataaaataatttgagatggatgttgtacttattttatctaaaattagtTATAAGAAAATCAAagggaattaaaataaataatttagaataaatttggtatccattttatcctatataaattatttattaagcccgcaaatatttaaaaaaattgaaaataaatgtcatatttattaaaaatattttgtatgtatataatggagtaaaaataaattgaaaaaaatcaatttcaaacaagctttAAAGATTGAAAAGGGTTGGAATCTGTTGCAGCCGAAATCTGAAGAGATCAGTGTACTAGACCTCACACTCATCGGATAAGCGATGGATTATCATTCAACTCCTAGTATTCAGCCGTGTAGGCCGCTGCAACAGAATAAGGGCGCTTCCGCGCAACACTAGATCAGTAGACGGTCGCCTCAATGTCGTTAGCTTGGACGCAAAGGAATGCCCAACGTAGACGGAACGCGGAAAAAATAACCTGATATttcttcttcctcgcgacgaCAAAGATGGAACTTTGTCATTTCTCCACCATTTGACTtcattcaaaaggtgaaataatCACCCTACTCCGCTGATCATTTTCCTTACAACCTGAGGCAGCATCATTGCCTATACGGGCAACTTGccacaaatcaaacaaaagaccaTTGAAGGTCTTTTGACTAAATCAAGTCAACTTGGTCGATTTACCGGAGGAAAGAGGTCCACTATCAAGCTCTCAATCACTCCCAAACAAAAATCTACCATTAAAGATCTATAagcttttttaaaatttaaatttttttgtgtAAGTCTATAAGGCTCTAATTCAAGTATTCATGAAACTTCTAAATGAgttaaggagtgttcttcaactcATAGTAAGCTTCCAATTATactataatttaatttacaagttttaattgaaaattttatatttcagttgTACTAGTTTTATATACAACTTGATTGTCTGATTTTTTGATTGAAAAGTGAT
Proteins encoded:
- the LOC124913294 gene encoding sodium transporter HKT1 gives rise to the protein MKLFHAYSSPKSACWSIVSSFARFLFVEVNPFLIQLHYFVILSLLGFLALEVSKTRTQPLFKPQSLDLFFTSVSAITVSSMSTVEMEVFSNTQLIIMTILMLLGGEVFLSMIGLQLKRSRFVNNEKGLNAHDNSSNNSNQGIELGVTQNPEHETQIASNSGLVSILRYNKSTQFLSYVILCYLLVAHVIGAILVYMYLSFIKNTKELLSQRGLQAETFSIFTVVSTFANCGFIPTNENMVVFAENSGLLLILIPLALMGNTMYPVFLRILIWFLWKITRKQEFGFLLNKEDVENLGYDHLFPRKRSFFLGATVLGFILIQFVLFCSMEWNAEAMKGLSSFQKLVGSLFEAVSARHTGESIVDLSIVSPAILVLFTMMMYLPPYTSFLPIEEQEKLNLHMVQRKRRSKKLIDTILFSNLSYLVMFIILICFFERESMKNDPLNFNALNITLEVISAYGNVGFSVGYSCKRRIHHEGLCIEKLYGFAGKWSNKGKFMLILVMFFGRLKSFTMSGGRAWILA